The genomic segment TCGTATGGCCAGGTCGCAGGGCCTGGCTTTGCTATAATGAAGCCGACAAGGGAGTGGGGACCATGCGTGACGATGCGTTGAAAAGAGGAAAAAGCGGCCTCAACAGGCTGAACGACAGGCTGTTCAAGTACATTTTTGCCTCGAGGCAACACAAGGCAAACCTGATACGCTTCCTAAACGATGTCCTGGACGACCCCGAGAGGATTATCGCCGACATCAAGTACCTCGACAGGGAACAAGACCCGCCCATCCTTCGGGGAAAGGGGACGCGCTTCGACGTAAGGGCTAAGACGTCCGACGGACGCGTTTTCCAGGTTGAGGTCCAGGTCCGGGATGAGGATGATTTTCTCAAACGCTGCCTCTTCTACACCTGCGCGAATTACACCTCGCAGATCGTCGCCGGCGAGCCCTACGGGCAGCTGGGTGAGGTCGTGTTCATCGCCGTGCTGGACTTCAATACGTTTCCCGACAAGCCGGACGCCTTCCACTCCATCCAGCGGATGCTGGACGTGGAGAACCACAAGTGCTACTGCAGCGGGATTGAGATGCACTTTCTCGAGCTCCCAAAGATGAGGAAGCTGGGGAGAGGAAAATCCCCCGACAGGATGACGGGCCTGGAAAGGATGCTGATGTACATGGGTACGATGGGAGGGACCGAGACTTTGAACGAGATTGCGGCATACGACCCCGACATCAGGAGGATTCTGAACATGGAGGAGGCGTTCGTAAAGACGCCCGAACTGTGGGTAAATTATCTGATACGGGAGAGGGAGCAGTCCGACTGGGACAACTACGTGAGGAACAGAGAGGCCAGGGGCAGGGCACAAGGCAAAGTTGAGGGCATCGCCTCCACGGCGCGGCGGATGCTGGCCCTGAATTTCACGTCGGAGCAGATATCCCAAGCGACCGGACTGTCCCTTGAAGAGGTGGAATCGTTGAGGTCGAATTGATGGCCCCAAAAGCCTGAAGGCTCTGCTGGACAACGTGAAGTTGGAAAAGCAGATAGCGGGCACTCGGCAAAAAAGTGTCCTCGCCAGAGTGCTACGCAAACCTTCGGTCCCTCTGGTTTCTTCATCAGGTGCTTCGTGTCAGCGAACCGAAGGGGTTGTTTCTCAGTCACAACACCCCCCCAGCCCCTTCGGGGCAGCCCCCCTTACATAAGCAAACGACCGGCAATAAGCGGAGCGCCAGCGAAGCAAGCTGTGCGAATCTCTTAATTTTTTCATTAAGTACGAGCCGTGTCGGTCGCTTGGACGGAGGCGACGCACCATTACGAGCGGACGCACCGCGACGCGGTCGATGCGTCTATCCACCTTCTGGCCGCCTATCTCCAGTCGGAAATAGCTTAACCGGGGGCCGCGGCGGCCCGGCAAGCTTCCTCCTCCAAACAGGCAAGCCGGGGACCATCGGGAGACTTCATGGATTAAATCAGCGTTTCCAGCATAACACGAAGCGGCGATGGCCTGTACCTCTTGCCCCATTTGTATATATGCTATACAATATGGAACATGAAGATCATCAACGAGGCCAACGAGAACAGGATCAGCTATCGCCTGTTGAACGTTATGTTGAAGCTGGAGGAGGCTCAGGAGCGGCTGCACCGCTATGGGACCGATACGCCCCTTTTTGCTGCGGAGATCCACATGATCAAATGCGTGAAGGAGAACCCGAACCGGCACATGACGGCCCTGGCGGAGGTGCTGGGGGTGACGCGGGGGGCCGTGTCCCAGATCGCGATGAAGTTGGAGGGGAAGGGGATGCTCGTCAAGGAGAGGGACGAGGACAGCAGCCTCCGCCGTATCCTGAGGGTGACGCCCGAGGGCGAGCGTGCCTACCTGTTCCACGAGCGTCTCCACGCGGAGTTCGACCGCCTGGTGGAGGGCCTTCTGGCGGACGCGTCCGAGAGGGACAGGGACTTTCTGCGGGATTTTCTGGGTGCACTGGACGCTGCCCTGGATGGGCGGAAAGGGGGGGGACAAAAAGAAGAATCTCTTCGAGGCAGCTCCCCCTGAGGGGCCCTTTGAGGGAACGAGGGGCCCTTCAAGAAAATTGGGAGGGATGCGGTTCGTGGTTTGCTTTTTGCCGCAGGGGACTTGTACCTCCTGGGCGGTTCAGGAATGTGCAAGAGGTTCAATAAGGAGGAGGTCGGCACGATGACGGAGGGTGCACGGGATTTTCGCGGTAAGGGCAGGGCCTTCAGGGGCATATTGGGAGGGGAGAGCTATCGGCGGCTCGCCGCGCTTTTCGGATTTCAGGAGCGGTTTTATCGTCGGGCCGTGGGGGACCTGCAGCTTGGCCCGGGAGGCAGGGCGCTCGATCTGGGGTGCGGTCCCGGCGGCCTGAGCTATGCCCTGGCCGAGAAGAGCCCCGCCGACGCGTCGATCGTGGGGGCCGACATCTCGGACGACCAGCTGGAGTGCGCGCGCCGGGGGGCCGGGGCCTTCGCCTGCGGGATGGAGTTTCTGAGGGCGTCCATGGACGAGCTTCCCTTTCCCGACGGACACTTCGACCTGGTCATGACCTCTATGGCGCTGCACGAGACGCCCCCCGCGGTTCGGCGTGCCGCCATCACGGAGACGGCGCGCCTGCTGAAGCCGGGCGGGACCTTTTTGTTGGTGGACTGGAGCCGGCCGCGGTTCGGCCTCTGGGGGATCATCTGGTATCCCTTCTGCCGCTGGGGTGAGAGGAACCGGGACAACTGGAACAACGTCTACCCCGAGCTCTGCCGCGAGCGGGGCCTGAACCTGAAGGAGGACGACTACATCAACTCCATATCCCGGCGCCAGGTGTTCGTGAAGGAAGGGTGAGGAAAACGCCTCCGCATAAAAGCGAGTGCAGGGGCGCCATGAGGTGTGCTATAATCGTGAAAGTAATATGAAGAAATTTCGTAGGATTTTGTATAACGCCTCGTCCGTTGGGGGAAGCAGGGTGTAAGTCCCGCGCGGTCCCGCCGCCGTAAAGCCGGAATGCCCGGCGGACGAGAGAGATATCCTGTCCACGAGCGATGGAGACGGAGCAAATGGCGGTTTGTCCCCTCGTCTTGTTCCTTCGCGGCGAGGGTTTTTTGTGCCTCTGTGTTTTTGTTGGCTTTGCGCTTTTGTACGGGTGGTGCGCTACAGGGTGCGTCGGGTGTCGGAATCAGGACAAGGTCATTGAGGAGGATGGGTATCATGAAGTACGGACGTATCGTATCGGCGGCGCTTCTGGCAATGGGGCTCTCGACGGCGGCTTTCGCGCACGAGCTGGTGATGAAGCCGCAGAAAATGGATGTGGAGAAGGGCGGGACGCTTGCGGTCGAGATCCATTCGGGGCACAAGTTCATCGTCCCGGAGGAGGTGGAGAACGCCGAGCGCATCAAGGCGGGCGTCTTCAAGGACGGCAAGCTGCAGGAGGCCGAGCTGAAGCCGAACGAAAAAAATCTCTGCATCGACTTCTCGGTGCCGGCGTCGGACGGCGGCTCCATGGTGATCCTCGCCAACAAGGACGGCGGCGTCTGGTGCACGACGAACGAGGGCGGGAAGTCCGGGACCCGCAAGGATCTGGAGGCTCAGGGCCTGAAGGTTATGAAGGCCACCAAGCACGACAAGTTCGTCAAGGCCATCGTCAACGCCTCGAAGGACGATAAGAATTTTGCCACGGAGACGGGGCAGGGCCTGGAGATCGTCCCGGTGACCAACCCCGCGGACGCGAAGGTGGGCGAGTTCTTCGACGTCAAGATCCTGGTGGACGGAAAACCCTATTCCGGCCCCGTGTGGGCGACGTACGACGGCTTTGCGCCGTACGAGAACACCTACGCCTACGCCTCCGAGGCGGCCCAGGGCGTCGCTCATATCAAGATCACGGCGCCGGGGCTTTGGGGCGTGCGCGCCATGAAGACGGATCTGCCGGGCAAGGAGGGCGAGTACGATTCCGTCACGCGCAAGGCTTTTTTGATCTTTGAAGTGAAGTAAGAAGTGGAGTGAGCGGGATGCCGGGTCGTCTTAGAATGGCTATGCTTGGGCTGGCGGTTGCCGCCGGCCTGGGCCTTTTCGCGGGAATGGCGTGGGCCCACGGCGTGGGCTACCAGGAGTCCGACCTGCGGCCGGTTGCGCTGGATTTCTTCTACTCCACGGGGGAGCTGATGAGCTACCTCAAGGCCGAGGTCTTTTCCCCGTCCGACGAGAAGATCGCCTATCAGTCCGGTCGGACCGATGCGGGCGGGCGTTTTGCCTTCGTCCCCGACAAGCCCGGGAAGTGGCGGGTCGTCGTCAACGATGACGACGGGCACAGGGCGGAGGCGGAGATCGACGTGACTCAGGAATTTATGTCGGGAGGGGCGGCGGGCGGAATCGTCCAGGAGAAGAAGGCGGCTCCCGAGGGGCTGGATCTCTACCTCCGGGCCGGGCTGGGCGTCAGCCTGCTCTTCAACATCGCGGCGTTCGTCCTCCTGTTCCGCCGCAGAAGGACGGTGTAGGGTCCATGCATATCAGCGAGGGCATGCTCTCCTCTCAGATGTTGACCGCGGGATGGGCCATCGCCGGGGTCGGCACGGCGATCGGGCTGAAGAAGCTCGACGCCGATAAGATCGTGCGCGTCGCCTTCTTCTCGTCGGCGTTCTTCCTGGCCTCTCTGATCAACGTTCCGATCCCTCCGAGCTCGACCCACCTCTCCCTCATCGCTCCGATGGGGCTGGTCCTGGGGTGGTCGGCCTTCCCTGCCGTGATGGTCGCCCTGGTCCTCCAGGCCCTGTTGTTCCAGTTCGGAGGGCTTGTCGTCCTGGGGGTGAACACGGTGGATGTCGCGGTCCCCGCGCTCGCCGCCTATCTGCTGTTCGCCGCCCCGATCCGCAGAAGCAGCGGTAGGGCGGCATTCGTGCTCGCCTTCCTGGCCGGCTTCCTGGCCGTCATGCTCTGCGCCCTGGGGGTGGAGATCTTTTTGCGTGGGACGGACACCAACCTGTCGGTCATCGCCAACACCGTCTTCCTCGCCCATATCCCCTTTGCCCTGATCGAGGGGGCCATCACGGCCTTCATGGTCGCCTATATGAAGCGTGCCGCCCCGGACCTCCTGATGGGCGTGGAGCGATAACGGGGAAATGCAGCTCGATACGAGCGGCCTTCGGGTCGAGGCCGCGTCGACGGGGCTGGACCGCTTCGACCCGCGGGGGCGCGTACTCTGCGCCCTCGTTCTGGCCTTCGTCCTGGCCTCCGTACGGTCGTTTCCGGCCCTGTTCTGCGGTGTGCCGGTCGTGCTGGTCCTGTTCTTCCTGGGCGAGCCTGGCCCGCTGGCGAGGGAGCTGCTGCACCTGAATACCGTGGGGGCGTTCATCGCCCTGCTCCTGATGCTGACCTATCCCGGCGAGCGCTTCTGGGGGCCCTTCTCCGCGGCGGGGCTGAGGTTCGCCGCCCTCATTCTGCTCAAGCTGAACCTGATCTCGGTCCTGCTGAGCCGGATGGTCCTCTCGCTGGGCGTGGGAAGGGTGGATGGTGTCCTGGCCCGCCTGGGAATCCCCGAGAAACTGCGGATCCTCCTGCTGCTCTCCACGCGCTGCATCTTCATCCTGGCGGAGCGGGCGGCGACGATGGTGCGGGCCGTGCAGCTTCGGGGGCCCGACTTAAAGGGGCTCCCGATGTGCAGGACCTTCGCCTGCATGCTTGGGACGACGCTGGTGCACGGCTCGGAGCGTTCGGAGCGGATGATGCTCGCGATCCGGTGCCGCGGGGGAATGGCAGGGTTCTGCCAGGGCCGGCCTCTTTGCTGGCAGGGGCGGGACGTCCTGTTCTGCCTGCTGTTTGGCCTGAACGTCGCAGCTATTCTGTCGATTTCCCTTGTCTGGAGGCCCTGAGGATGAGTCAGGAGATGAGTCGGGATTCAAAGGGCCGGGACGCGGTCCGCAGCGCGTCCTCCCCGGCGGCGCCGGAGACGGCCGCTTCCGTCGGAGTGCCTCTGGAGGTCTGCGGCCTTTACTACGCCTACCCCGACGGGCACCGGGCCCTGAACGGTGTCTCCTTCGCGCTGGGAAGGGGGGAGAAGCTCGCGCTGGTGGGTCCCAACGGCTCGGGCAAGTCCACCCTCATGCTCCATCTGGCGGGCTGCATCGCCGCGCAGACGGGGACGGTGTCGCTGGAGGGCGTTCCCGTCGGGAAGGATCTGAAGCGCCTGCGCGAGGCCGTCGGCCTGATCTTCCAGGACCCCGACGACCAGCTATTCATGCCGCAGGTCGTCGAGGACGTGGCCTTCGGGCCGGTGGCGCACGGGGTACCCGTCGAGGAGGCCCACGCGAGGGCCCGGGAGATGCTGGAGTCCCTGAATGTCGGGCACCTGGCTGAGCGTCCGCCTCACCGCCTCTCGGGCGGGGAGAAGCGTATGGCGGCCCTGGCGGGGATCCTGGTCATGCGGCCGGAGATCGTGGTGCTGGACGAACCCTCCGCGGCCCTGGACCCGAGGGCCCGCCGCCGGGTGATCAAGGTGCTTCGGGAGCTGGATAAGCCCCTCATCCTGGCGACCCACGACCTTGACATGGCTTTGGACGTGTGCAGCCGGGCCATCGTGCTGTACGAGGGGCGCGTCGCCGCGGATGGAGACCTCGGGACGATACTCGGGGACGAGGCGCTGCTTCGGCAAAACGGCCTCGAGCTGCCCCTGCGCTGTTCCCGTTGAGCGGACCTCCGCGGCGCCGGGATGACCGGATAACCCTACGAAGCGCCCGCCCCTCGAATGAAGGGGCGGGCGCTCTTGTTTGGCTTATCCTTCCTGTTCCTTGCCGCGCCAGAACACCCGCAAGGGCGAGCCCGTGAAGTTCTCCAGGGCGCGAAGCTCCTTTTTGACGTGGTTCTCGAAGGCCGTGTCCACGATGCCGGGTTCGTTGACGAAGAAGACGAAGGTGGGCGGCTCCACCCCGGACTGGAGACAGTAGTAGATCTTGAGGGCCTTGCCCCTCCTGCTGGAGGGGAGGCGGTCGAAGGCCAGGACGTCGCGCATCAGTCGGTTCAGGGCGTTGGTCGGGATACGCCGCCGTCGGTTCTCGAACACGTTGACGGCGGCCTGGGCGATCTTGCCGACGCCCCGCCCGTTCAGGGCGGAGGTGAAGAGGATCGGCGCCCAGATCAGAAAGGGCAGGTCCTCGCGTATCCGCTTCGTCATCGTATCCCCGGGACGATCCCGGGAGGAGACGAGGTCCCATTTGTTCAGGATCAGGATCAGCCCCTTGCCCTTCTCCACCGCGTGCGCAGCGGCCTTCTTGTCCATATCCGTGCAGGGGTCGGAGGCGTCCATCAGCAGCAGCGCGACGTCGGAGCGGTCCACGGCAGCCAGGGTCCGCACGAAGGAGTAATATTCGAGGGCGCTGTCCATGCGGCCCCTCCGGCGCAGGCCCGCGGTGTCGATCAGCCGGAAATGCCGGCCGTCCAGGACGACGGAGGTGTCGACGGGGTCGCGCGTCGTCCCCGCCAGAGGGCTCACCAGCGAACGCTCGGCGCCCGCCAGGCGGTTCAGCAGGCTGGACTTTCCCACGTTGGGCTTCCCCACGATGGCAAGGCGGATCTCGTCCTCGTCCCGGGGCTGTTCCGCCTCCTCCGGCAGCAGGCCGGCAAGCAGGTCCAGCAGGTCCTCCAGGTTACGCTTGTGGAGGGCGCTGACCCCCACCACGTGCTCGAACCCCAGGGAGTAGGCATCCGCGACGTGCACCTCGTGCTTGAGGTCGTCCATCTTGTTGACGACGACCACGACGGGCTTTCGGCTGCGGCGCAGCAGGTGCGCCACGCTCTCGTCGGCCGCGGTGATCCCCACGTGCCCGTCGACGACCATCAGGAGAACGTCGCACTCCGATATGGCCTCGTTGACATGGGCCTCGATCCCCGCGCTGAAGGCGCTTTCCTCGCCGAGGATGCCCCCCGTGTCCACGACGTAAAAGGTTTTTCCGCGCCACTCCGCCGAACCGTAGATGCGGTCCCGGGTGACGCCGGGCGTGTCGTCGACGATGGCCTCCCGGCGTCCGATCAGGCGGTTGAACAGGGAGGACTTGCCGACGTTGGGACGGCCTATGATGGCGATGAGGGCCATGTCACGAGTCCTGCAGGTAGTCGCTCAAGTCCTTGCCCTTGAGGCCGGAGCCCAGGGCGAGGGCGAGGCGGATGCGGGCCTGGAGGGGCGAGAGGCCGCCGCCGCTGAGCAGCCCTATCTCCAGGAGGTGCGCGGCGCTGCCCTCGAAGTCGGTATAGGTCTGGACGCAACCGGCGGGGCAGCGGGAGGTCAGGACTACGGGTGTGTCGGTACGGAGGATTTTCCGGAGGAGCGGGACCCAGGAAGGGGGGACCTCCCCGTTGCCGAACCCGGCGACGACGAGCCCCTCCACCTCCTCGATGCGCTTGTCCAGCAGGGCGTTCAGGATGACGTCCCCTCCGCCCAGCGAGGCGTCGACGATCTCGATGACGCGCGCAGGTACGGTCTCGACGTCCAGGATCTTGCCGCGCCTGGGGGACCTCAGGGGGATCAGGTCCCCTGAGGGCTCGGAGAAGGTGCTCAGCGGGCCGCTGGGGAAGGAGAGGAACCCGGAGCGGCTGGAGTTGGAGAAATGGATAGTGTCGGCGGCCGCGTAGAGCGCGTCCTGGACGCAGACGATAGCCCCCTGTCCCCAACAGGCCTCGGAGAGGGCCGCCTGGATGGATTGGGCGAGGTGCAGGGCGGTCTCGCTGCCAGGAACCCCCGCGTTGAAGATGGACGCCGTGAAGACGAGGGGCTGCGGAAAACTCCAGACGAGGTCCGCGAAGTAGGCCAGTTCCGTCAGGGCCTGCGTGCCGCAGGTTACAACAACACCCTTGGCCCCCTCCTTGACCTGGGAGGCGGCCAGCTGGACGAGATCGCTGCACATCCGCAGCGTATAGTGCGAGAGCGGCTGAAAGCTCCACTCCTGCGGTGCAATCTCCTCGTGAAGCTCCTCAGGGAGGAACGTCTTCAGCTCCTCCCACTTCAGAGGAATTCTTTCCCTGGCGCTTCCCTCCCTGCGATGGGCGATCTGCCCCCCGGCCAGGATGAGAGCTATCTTGTCTCGGTTTTGCATGATGCCTGTCTTTCCTCTCTGCCGGACGGACGGCCCGGTTTTATACGGGGGAGCGGAGATCAGTACCCCAGGCTCTCCCCAACCATGATGACGTGCGTCCTTCTCCCCATGGTCGGGCGCTCCAGAATGAGGAGCGCTCGGCAGACACGGGACGGGGAATCGCAATCGACGCAATGGCCCGTCCGGACGCAGGGTGTGTTTCCATTCAGCCGGAGAACGTTGGGGGGCGTCGCGGTCCGGGCGCGGTTTATGGCCTCCTCCAGCGAGCCCGCGACCTTGTTGACCCCGATGACGAAGATCAGGACGTTGCGCCCCCAGGCCATAGCGCTGACCCGGTTTCCGTTGCCGTCGATATTCACGATCATCCCGTCCCGGGTGACCGCGTTGGCGCTGGTGAGGAAGTAGTCCGCGCAGTACTCGTCCATCAGGGTCTGCATCCGCTCCTCCGGGGTGAGGCTCGGGTCCCAGTGATGGCGGATCGTGCAGCCCCGCTCGGTGAGCTTTTCCATGGCCCCGATCTCCCGGATCGTCACCGTGCCCGGAACGCCGACGACGGCGCCCTCCGGGATCAGCTCCAGCACCTTCGCCAAGGCGTCCTCCTTCGTAGGAGCAAAAACGGCCTCGTAGCCCTTCTTGCTCAATGCCTTGGTCACCGTATTCGCCAAGGCCTCGCGGGCTTCAATTTGGGCGGCCTCGAACGGATTTGACGTCAACCTTGTCATTCGCCGTCTCCCCCTTGGTGTCGTTTGGGACCGGTCCCCCTCGGACCGATATGTGCCCTCGGTTTAATCAGCGTTTCCCTGCTTTGTTTCCTTATTTCCCGACGGATTTCCTCCTACGCTTCGCAGGGGAGAGCGCTGCAGCCTCCTCCTTTTGTTCCAGCTCCTGTTTCAGCTCGTCGATCTTCGCCTCGATAGTCACGCTGCCGGGAATGAGTTTTTGGGCGTCCTGCAGAAAACTCAGGGCCTCGGCATCGTTGCCCTTGCCCTGGTAAACGCCAGCGACCCCCAACCAGGGGCGTTCGTCGTCGCTTTTGATTGTCAGGGCCTGATTGAAGTGGGACAGGGCGTCGTCATAGCGTTTCAGGTTCAGGGCCACGGTCCCCACCTCGAGGTGCTTCTTATATTCCCGATCCGGCCCCTGTGCCGGGGGCGGCTGGTCAACGACCAGCCCCGCAACGCGTTTCATGGCATCTAGGGCCTCCTGGGATGAGGGGCGAAGCTCCAGGGCGCGGCGATAGGCGTTCAATGCCTCCGCTGGCCTGTTCTGCTCCTCTAGCAGGCGTCCCAGGACGAAGTACGTGTCGTAGCGAGTCGGGTCCAGGTTCGAGGATTGGATCAGGTGTTCTATCGCCTTGTCCGGGGCTTTCTTCAGCGCATAAAGGCGGCCAATCTCGTAGAGTGCCTGAGCTCGGTCGGGCTTCTCCTCCTCAAGGATCTGATTGAGGTAAAGGCGCCACGCCGTCAGCGCCTGGTCCGACTGTCCGGCCCTCGCGGAGGAGCGCGCCAGGCCCAACAGGAACTCCCGGGAATCGGGGTAGCGATCGAAGCCCCGCTGATAGGAGGCCATGGCCTCGTCATAGCGCTCCTCCTCGTAGAGGGCCCGTGCCTCCTGGGCGATGGCTCCTTGAGAATTGTTCTGGATATAGCGATACAGGGCGAAGATCGTCCCCAGCACCAAGATTGCGACAGTGCAGAGCACGGTGAGCCTTATCCGGCGCTGCTGCGGGGCCTGCGCGAGACGCGCAGCCTCCACTGCAGCCCTCCTCATCTGGGTGACGCGGCGCAGGCGCTCGGCAATTTGGGTGTCACGGTCGGGTTCACGGCCTGCAGACTTTGGAATTGCGTCCGTCTCCATCCTGGAAAGAGGCGACTCCGAGGGTACGGTCCTCTGCTCGGGGGCCTCCTGGGGTGGGGCGTCGGACAGGGGATCCCTGCCGGCTCCCTCAGGAGGCCCGTCCTCCCCGTCGTTCAAGTCATCCATCGGAGGAGGCGCCTCGTCCTTTTTTCCCTCTTGCTTCCGAAACGTAAGTTCCTCCCCGGTGGAGGGAGCTTCCTGTCCCTCTCGCTCCGTAGTGACAGCGAACTCGTCAGGCCTGGGGCGGACAACTTCCTCCAAGGGGGTGAGCGGAGGTTCGGCAGGCTCCTGGAAGGGAGGTGAAGGAGGGGATGACGTGGAAACGGGGCCTCCGTTTCGAGTGGTGGGAGGGAAAGCTTCCTCATGACGAAGTGAAGTTTCCTCCTGACGGAGCACGGGAAGATCGTTGGATCCGACAGCCGGTTTCCCCTCGGGTTTCGGAGAAACTCCGCTGGTCTGGAATCTCGTGGAGTCCTCGGGGGTGGGCTTGAAGGAGGCTTTGGAGGATGCTGCAAGACGAACGACCGGCAGGCCGGAGTATTTTCCGGACGCCTCCAGCTTCTTTAATTTTTCGGAGTTCCCCTTCAGCCACTCTTCCAGATCTCGTCTCAAAGCGTCTCACCTCGGTCCAAGTTTATCAACATATTTCGGAGTTGGCAACAACAATTAGGAGGGTCTTCCGGCAGCTGCTTGCTTTACTTGCGGGCCGCCAGTCTTAGGATAGCGGCGTGAGGGGATGTTAATTTTTCAGGAAAACGCTGGCGATTTTCGCCTTTAGAAGCTTTGCATATTTACTTTATGCTTTATGTAGAGAAAATACCCGGTCAACCTGTCCATGGACCTGTGCTGCGTAGATATTGAGCGGTGGATGTTGAGCGTAGTTCAGGGCCGATTGTCCCTCAGCGCCTCGATCGCGTTCGGTGAGAGGCCGGTCGCCTGGGCGATCTGTTCGTGCGTGAAATCCAGTCCCAGCATCCGTCACACGTCCGTCGCACGATGGAGGCGATGCCCTCGTACTCGGACATTGAGCCCCTCAAGTCGGCCTCATCCCTCTCGTACTCCGCCCCGAGGCCATTATAGCAAAGGGCCGCCACGCGGCTTTCCAAGTGGTCGCGAAGCCCTGCAAGCGGAAAGGAAAGGATAAAACGATCTGATCCGGGATATAGAGCGCAGCGCGTATGAGGGGATAGGCAGGCCGGAGTCGTTGCGGGGCAATCTTTCGGGACAATGGTCCCATCGTATTGATGACGTAAATTGCCTCGTGTACCGTAGTCGGGCGCCACGTCCCTCGAAACGGTCTCTGCCGGGACTGAAATACGTCGAATCTCAGGGTTCCCTTTCCCCGATCGAACGCCGCGAAGATCGGATCGTCGTTCGGCTCTTGACGATCGGGCCCGGCGCCCCTATACTGCAACTCAGGTCAGCGTAACAGCTGTTGATACCTGGTGCTAAGTCCGGCTTCGGCTCTTGTCCCCGGCCCGTATCGGGGGGATAAGGACCTGTGGGGAAAATTGAATCTGTCTGTCGAAGGAGCGGGGTATCCCGAAACGGGGGCGTCTGCCATCGAGACCGCGGAAAGCACGAAAAACATTAAGATCGCCAAATTTGCCAGGCTCACCAAAAAGCTTCGCCAGGAGCGCCTTGCCAGGATTATCGAGGGGAATCCGATGGCTACGGACCGGGAGCTCGCGGCCACGCTGGGCGTGAGCGTCAGCACGGTGCGTCTGGACCGCGCCCTGATGGGCGTCCCGGAGCTGCGCGAGCGAGTGCGCTGCATGGCGCAGCAGGCGAACAGCAAACTGCGCTCCCTGAGCCGAAGCGAGATCGTGGGGGAGCTGCTGGAGCTGGAGCCCGACCGCTGGGCGCTCTCCGTCCTGCGCACCACGCGGGAGATGGCCTTCCGATCCACGGACATCATCTGGGATCACTACATCTATGCCCAGGCCAGCTCGATAGCGGTCGCCGCGGTGGAGGCCGAGGTCGTCATCGTGGATTCCATGCGGGGGGAGTACAAGGGACACGCCCTTGTGGGCGATACCCTGATCGCCCGGGCCAAGATGGGGGTGGGCCGCGACGGGCGGCGCATCGTCAGCGTCCGTACCCGGGTGGGGGACAAGGAGATCTTTGTCGGGCGCTTCATCGTCGAGGTTCGGGATAGCTGAGAAGGGGAGCGTCCGTGCGCCCACTCTCGAATCCGTAAAAGACGCGAGGCGCCGCCGGATGTCCCGTTGTAAGTTTCCTTCGTTCCGTTCGTCCCCGGAATGCGGGGCGGACCCAAGGCGAAACAAAAAATCCTTCTTAAGGGGATTGTGTCCATATAATGAAGAAAATGACCGTAGCTCTGGATGCGATGGG from the uncultured Fretibacterium sp. genome contains:
- a CDS encoding class I SAM-dependent methyltransferase, translating into MTEGARDFRGKGRAFRGILGGESYRRLAALFGFQERFYRRAVGDLQLGPGGRALDLGCGPGGLSYALAEKSPADASIVGADISDDQLECARRGAGAFACGMEFLRASMDELPFPDGHFDLVMTSMALHETPPAVRRAAITETARLLKPGGTFLLVDWSRPRFGLWGIIWYPFCRWGERNRDNWNNVYPELCRERGLNLKEDDYINSISRRQVFVKEG
- a CDS encoding Rpn family recombination-promoting nuclease/putative transposase yields the protein MRDDALKRGKSGLNRLNDRLFKYIFASRQHKANLIRFLNDVLDDPERIIADIKYLDREQDPPILRGKGTRFDVRAKTSDGRVFQVEVQVRDEDDFLKRCLFYTCANYTSQIVAGEPYGQLGEVVFIAVLDFNTFPDKPDAFHSIQRMLDVENHKCYCSGIEMHFLELPKMRKLGRGKSPDRMTGLERMLMYMGTMGGTETLNEIAAYDPDIRRILNMEEAFVKTPELWVNYLIREREQSDWDNYVRNREARGRAQGKVEGIASTARRMLALNFTSEQISQATGLSLEEVESLRSN
- a CDS encoding MarR family transcriptional regulator, with amino-acid sequence MKIINEANENRISYRLLNVMLKLEEAQERLHRYGTDTPLFAAEIHMIKCVKENPNRHMTALAEVLGVTRGAVSQIAMKLEGKGMLVKERDEDSSLRRILRVTPEGERAYLFHERLHAEFDRLVEGLLADASERDRDFLRDFLGALDAALDGRKGGGQKEESLRGSSP
- the cbiM gene encoding cobalt transporter CbiM, which gives rise to MHISEGMLSSQMLTAGWAIAGVGTAIGLKKLDADKIVRVAFFSSAFFLASLINVPIPPSSTHLSLIAPMGLVLGWSAFPAVMVALVLQALLFQFGGLVVLGVNTVDVAVPALAAYLLFAAPIRRSSGRAAFVLAFLAGFLAVMLCALGVEIFLRGTDTNLSVIANTVFLAHIPFALIEGAITAFMVAYMKRAAPDLLMGVER
- a CDS encoding DUF4198 domain-containing protein, with protein sequence MKYGRIVSAALLAMGLSTAAFAHELVMKPQKMDVEKGGTLAVEIHSGHKFIVPEEVENAERIKAGVFKDGKLQEAELKPNEKNLCIDFSVPASDGGSMVILANKDGGVWCTTNEGGKSGTRKDLEAQGLKVMKATKHDKFVKAIVNASKDDKNFATETGQGLEIVPVTNPADAKVGEFFDVKILVDGKPYSGPVWATYDGFAPYENTYAYASEAAQGVAHIKITAPGLWGVRAMKTDLPGKEGEYDSVTRKAFLIFEVK
- the der gene encoding ribosome biogenesis GTPase Der, which encodes MALIAIIGRPNVGKSSLFNRLIGRREAIVDDTPGVTRDRIYGSAEWRGKTFYVVDTGGILGEESAFSAGIEAHVNEAISECDVLLMVVDGHVGITAADESVAHLLRRSRKPVVVVVNKMDDLKHEVHVADAYSLGFEHVVGVSALHKRNLEDLLDLLAGLLPEEAEQPRDEDEIRLAIVGKPNVGKSSLLNRLAGAERSLVSPLAGTTRDPVDTSVVLDGRHFRLIDTAGLRRRGRMDSALEYYSFVRTLAAVDRSDVALLLMDASDPCTDMDKKAAAHAVEKGKGLILILNKWDLVSSRDRPGDTMTKRIREDLPFLIWAPILFTSALNGRGVGKIAQAAVNVFENRRRRIPTNALNRLMRDVLAFDRLPSSRRGKALKIYYCLQSGVEPPTFVFFVNEPGIVDTAFENHVKKELRALENFTGSPLRVFWRGKEQEG
- a CDS encoding energy-coupling factor ABC transporter ATP-binding protein — its product is MSQEMSRDSKGRDAVRSASSPAAPETAASVGVPLEVCGLYYAYPDGHRALNGVSFALGRGEKLALVGPNGSGKSTLMLHLAGCIAAQTGTVSLEGVPVGKDLKRLREAVGLIFQDPDDQLFMPQVVEDVAFGPVAHGVPVEEAHARAREMLESLNVGHLAERPPHRLSGGEKRMAALAGILVMRPEIVVLDEPSAALDPRARRRVIKVLRELDKPLILATHDLDMALDVCSRAIVLYEGRVAADGDLGTILGDEALLRQNGLELPLRCSR
- a CDS encoding energy-coupling factor transporter transmembrane component T, with product MQLDTSGLRVEAASTGLDRFDPRGRVLCALVLAFVLASVRSFPALFCGVPVVLVLFFLGEPGPLARELLHLNTVGAFIALLLMLTYPGERFWGPFSAAGLRFAALILLKLNLISVLLSRMVLSLGVGRVDGVLARLGIPEKLRILLLLSTRCIFILAERAATMVRAVQLRGPDLKGLPMCRTFACMLGTTLVHGSERSERMMLAIRCRGGMAGFCQGRPLCWQGRDVLFCLLFGLNVAAILSISLVWRP